In the genome of Pseudanabaena mucicola str. Chao 1806, the window CATTGCCAGAAGGGAAAGTGAGCTAATTGGGCAAATAATGGCGTAAGTATTGATGTGGATATCAAAGCTATTTATTGGGTGAGTTATACATGTCGCTATGTCAATTTTGTCATAGGCACTCATCTAATTTAGTGAATCATTTGTAGTTTCGTGGCGATCGCATTCAAGATCCTCTCTGCTTTTACTATTAAGTAGCTAGACATAAGTAAACTAAAAACCGAGAGTTTTGTTCCGCCCGCGTAGCGGGCGGAACAAAACTCTGGTTTGGGTTTTAATTAAGTTGAGCTACTTAGAATATGTCGTTAGAGACCAATGACTAATGCCACCATCAAGACCAACTTCTTCAGGTGATGCTAATCGATTAGCGATTTTAGCTGATTGACTGTCAATACATCCTGTACAAGGCATAGCTTCTCTTCCTGCACTGACAACACGATACCATTACTGCAATTGTCCTTTTGCGACCTCCTATTCCTGCTGCGGATATCAAGTCATTTATCAGTTTCCACTGGTTATCGGTTAAGTCTGTGGGGTATGATTTCTTGGTTGCTTCCATAAGGCTGTCTTTGTTTTTTGTATATTGACAGGCTATACCTTTGGAAGCTTTTTTGATCTTTTTTATCCCTAATATCTTCTCAAACACGCTCTTTTACAACAAAGCCTCAATTAAATACTCGAACTTGAAAATTAGTAGTTGGTTATGAGTTACTTTCCCGATCATCGTTATTTCGCTTACCTGACTTCACCTGCGATCGCCTCTATGACCAATAAGGAGAATGTAGTCATTATTCAGCCGATGGGTGCGATCGAACAGCATGGAGCACATTTACCACTGATTGTTGATGCTGCGATTAGTATTGAAGTATTGGCAAGAGCTTTAGATAAGTTAGATTCTGCTATTCCTGCCTATGCTCTACCACCTTTGTACTACGGCAAATCCAATGAACATAGTACATTTGCAGGAACGATTACAATGAGTACACAGACTATGCTGGCGGTATTAACAGATATTGCTGAAAGTGTTTATCGGGCAGGCTTTCGCAAATTAGCTTTGATGAATTCTCACGGAGGACAGCCGCAGATTTTGGAAATAGTTGCTCGCGATCTGCATGAGAAATATTCAGATTTGATGATTTTTCCTCTCTTTACTTGGCGCGTGCCTAATGTGGCAAAGGATTTATTAAATGCAAAGGAATTAGAGCTAGGAATTCATGCTGGAGATGCAGAAACTAGTTTGATGTTGGCACTTTTACCTAAACAAGTGGACATGGACAAGGCAGTAACAGAATACCCCTATGGATTGCCTGAGCAAAGTATGCTGAGTATGGAGGGGGCGAATCCCTTTGCATGGGTGACACGAGATTTGACTAGAAGTGGGGTTTTGGGTGATGCAAGGGTGGCAACTAAAGAAAAGGGAGAAAAGATTTTGGCTTCTTTAGTTGAAGGTTGGACAGAATTGATCGAAGATATCTATAAATTTGAGCAACCTAAGGCGTATGGCAATCATTTCCTCTAAATCAAGTCCCAATCCTGATGGCAATCAGCCAGACGATCAAACTGCTCAAAATTCTGTCCCTGCGAAAAAATCAACTCGTCGCAGTTCTAAAAAAGCTACTCCATCGCCCGAAATTCAACAGGCTCTCGATTTGTTGCAAGCAGAGGCTACTCCAGAGGAGAAGTTAGCCGATCAATTAGCGAAAGATGATGCGACAACGGCTCAAGTTGGTACAGATATAAATATTCGTCCTAAAAATCTGCAAGATTATATTGGGCAAAAAGATTTAAAGGAATTGCTGCATATTGCGATCGCAGCGGCAAAGTCACGCTCATCAGCACTCGATCATTTGTTGCTCTATGGTCCTCCTGGATTAGGGAAAACTTCACTAGCTTTGATTATTGCTCAAGAAATGGGTGTGCAGTGCAAAATCACCTCTGCGCCTGCCCTTGAGCGTCCCCGTGATGTCGCAGGTTTGTTGGTTTCTCTACAGCAGGGAGATATTCTATTCATTGATGAAATTCATCGTTTACCGAACGTGACAGAAGAGATTCTTTATCCTGCAATGGAAGATTATCGCCTTGATATTACGATTGGCAAAGGACAAGGGGCAAGAATTCGCAGTGTACAGATCAATAAATTTACGCTGATCGGTGCGACTACCCGCATCGGGGCTTTGTCTTCACCATTGCGTGATCGTTTTGGCTTTGTACAACATTTCCGTTTCTATGAGCAGGATGAACTAACACAAATTGTGTCGCGTAGTGCCAAGATTTTGGCAACACCAATTGATGATGATGGGGCTGTGGCGATCGCCGCGAGATCGCGTGGTACGCCTCGGATTGCCAATCGTCTCCTAAAGCGAGTACGGGACTATGCCGAAGTCAAGGCAAAGGGCGAATCGATTACAGGGGCGATCGCGGAATCTGCATTAGAATTGTTTAATGTCGATCCCAAAGGATTAGATTGGATTGATCGCAAGTTGCTAACGGTATTAATCGAAAACTTTAATGGCGGTCCTGCAGGTTTAGATACCTTGGCAGCAGCGACGGGTGAGGATGCTCATACGATTGAAGAAGTATATGAGCCATATCTGTTGCAAATTGGCTATATAAATCGCACCCCACGCGGTCGCGTCGCCACTGCCGCCGCATGGAAGCATTTGGGCTATCCTGTGCAAACAACAATCTCAGGTTTGTTATAAATCAGGCAATTCCTGCTAATCTCCTGCGTATAGCGGTTTTTAAATGAGTGTGTACTCATTTGAAAACAAAATATCAGTCCTATTAAGAGTTTTGAGTTTTCATTTTGCCTACGGCAAAATGAAAACCGCTATAGCAGAGATCAACAGGAATTGCTATTTAGCATTTTCAATGGTGATCGCTTCAATCGCATCGGCAGGGGTAAATCCAAAGATCTGCGAATAGAAATAGAACTCACCATCGAGAGCCCGTTTAATATTTTCAGCCTTTCGGAAACCGTGCTGCTCACCTTCAAAGGGAACATAGGCAACGGGCAAACCTTTTTTGCGTAAAGCTTCCACCATCATTTCTGCTTGATTGGGCGGCACGACTTTATCTTCTAGCCCTTGGAAAAAGGCGATCGCACAGGACAGCTTATCGGTGAAATGAATGGGCGATCGCTGAACATATAAATCCTTTTGTTCAGGATATTTGCCAATGAGGCTATCGAGATAGCGCGATTCAAATTTATGGGTATCAGTGGCAAGGGCTTCCAAATCACAAATGCCATAGTGACTTGCCCCTGCTTTGAAATCATTGCGGAATGTTAAGGCACAAAGGGTAGTGTAGCCACCTGCACTACCGCCTGAAATCGCTAAGCGATCAACATCGACTAAACCTTTCTCCGCCAGAAACTTTGCACCATTGGCGCAATCATCCACATCAACGATTCCCCAATTACCCTGGAGGCGATCGCGATATTCTCGACCATAGCCTGTGCTGCCTCCATAGTTGACATCTAGCACCGCAAAACCGCGACTCGTCCAATATTGAATACCGAGGCTCAAACTGCCTGAAGCGGATGCGGTGGGACCTCCATGACTTTTGACTAATAGCGGTGGCTTCTCATAGGTTTCCGCTTGGAAGTCTTTATTTTTGGGTGGATAGAATAAACCATGAGCAGTTTTGCCATTCTCTGTCGGAAATTCCACAGGCTGAGCTGTCGAGATATAATCGGGATCAAGCTGTAAGTCTGAGGCAACTCGAATTTTTTGCCAAGTTCCTTGAGTAATATCTAGCAAAATAATTGCGGTCGGTTCCGTTGCTGAACCTCCATGAAAGACAGCGTGATCACCTTCACACTTAACCCCTGAAATGGAAGTAAAGGGCAAATTAATCTCTTTTAATCCTGCTTCCAGATTTTCAGGATCAAGAAGTGCTAAATGAGATTTACCATAATGCGTATAGGAACAGAGGATTTTGCCATCACCAGTAAAGTCATAGGTAGACATTCCAAATACCCATTGCGGCAAGCCAAATTCTGCTTCCATCGGTGCAAGCGCTTGAATTGTTAAATTATCTGTGGCGCGATAGAGATTCCACCAACCTGTAAGATCGCTGACAAAGTAGAGATTACCATCGGCTGACCAACGTGGCTGAAAGATGGATTCCCGTTCACCCCCCGCCACTAATTGCGGATTCTGAATCGTGAGTACACCTACATCCGTTTCAACTAAATCCGCAACCCATAATTCTGTTCCATCCCAAGGCATATTCGGATGATTCCAACTAATCCATGCCAGCTTGTCACCCATCGGATTCAAACTAGG includes:
- a CDS encoding creatininase family protein — its product is MSYFPDHRYFAYLTSPAIASMTNKENVVIIQPMGAIEQHGAHLPLIVDAAISIEVLARALDKLDSAIPAYALPPLYYGKSNEHSTFAGTITMSTQTMLAVLTDIAESVYRAGFRKLALMNSHGGQPQILEIVARDLHEKYSDLMIFPLFTWRVPNVAKDLLNAKELELGIHAGDAETSLMLALLPKQVDMDKAVTEYPYGLPEQSMLSMEGANPFAWVTRDLTRSGVLGDARVATKEKGEKILASLVEGWTELIEDIYKFEQPKAYGNHFL
- the ruvB gene encoding Holliday junction branch migration DNA helicase RuvB, producing the protein MAIISSKSSPNPDGNQPDDQTAQNSVPAKKSTRRSSKKATPSPEIQQALDLLQAEATPEEKLADQLAKDDATTAQVGTDINIRPKNLQDYIGQKDLKELLHIAIAAAKSRSSALDHLLLYGPPGLGKTSLALIIAQEMGVQCKITSAPALERPRDVAGLLVSLQQGDILFIDEIHRLPNVTEEILYPAMEDYRLDITIGKGQGARIRSVQINKFTLIGATTRIGALSSPLRDRFGFVQHFRFYEQDELTQIVSRSAKILATPIDDDGAVAIAARSRGTPRIANRLLKRVRDYAEVKAKGESITGAIAESALELFNVDPKGLDWIDRKLLTVLIENFNGGPAGLDTLAAATGEDAHTIEEVYEPYLLQIGYINRTPRGRVATAAAWKHLGYPVQTTISGLL
- a CDS encoding S9 family peptidase; amino-acid sequence: MVIAPYGSWKSPISSDLIVSSSIRIGAIAIDGGYVYWNEGRPTEGGRNVIMRYDSEGNYREMTPATLNVRSLVHEYGGGEYLVDDGRIYFSNFCDRCIYRKVSGSSCKPLTTESAYRYADFVWNRLYGKLICVREDHSAGEEPINSLVAVNTSNGEDIQVLVSGADFYASPSLNPMGDKLAWISWNHPNMPWDGTELWVADLVETDVGVLTIQNPQLVAGGERESIFQPRWSADGNLYFVSDLTGWWNLYRATDNLTIQALAPMEAEFGLPQWVFGMSTYDFTGDGKILCSYTHYGKSHLALLDPENLEAGLKEINLPFTSISGVKCEGDHAVFHGGSATEPTAIILLDITQGTWQKIRVASDLQLDPDYISTAQPVEFPTENGKTAHGLFYPPKNKDFQAETYEKPPLLVKSHGGPTASASGSLSLGIQYWTSRGFAVLDVNYGGSTGYGREYRDRLQGNWGIVDVDDCANGAKFLAEKGLVDVDRLAISGGSAGGYTTLCALTFRNDFKAGASHYGICDLEALATDTHKFESRYLDSLIGKYPEQKDLYVQRSPIHFTDKLSCAIAFFQGLEDKVVPPNQAEMMVEALRKKGLPVAYVPFEGEQHGFRKAENIKRALDGEFYFYSQIFGFTPADAIEAITIENAK